ATTGAAAGACTAATTTTGGCATTAAAAATAATTGAATCAAAAAATACAAACATAGAACTTTACAAAATTGATAGCGTATTAAATGAATGGGTCAAGTTAAATGTAACATCCAATGAAAGAGCATTATATTTAGCTTCCCTGATCTTAGAAGCATTAGAGAGAATTGATATTGCAGATATCACAACAATACATGGATTTTGCAGCAAAACTCTTCGTAGAGAAGCTGTTGAAAATGGTAATAATTTAAACCCAACCATCGAAAAAGATTCAAATTCATTAATAACTGAAATTGTTGAAGAATATTGGAAAAAAGAAATATTAGAAATAGAAACTTCAGAATTAAAAGGAATATTTAAAACTAATTTCAATCGCAAGAATTTAATTGAAGTTATTAGCACATTAGATAATGATCCAAATAATATTTTTAAGCGAACATTTAATGACTTAAGGATAGAAGAAAGTCTTGCAAATCAATTAAACAATTATATTGAATTATTATGGATAGATTTTAAAACTATTTGGAAAGCAAAGGGGAAAGAGCTAGAAGATGGCTTTATAGAGATTGCGAAAGATCTAAAATTACAGGGTATTTCAGACACAAAGCCATACTCATCAAAGCCAAGGAAAAATCGTTATGAGCTTTTAAGTAACTGGATTGAAAACTATAAAGAGAAAAAGCGACCATCATATGAAGATATTCAAAATCAAGAACTTATAAATAAATATTTTCATCCTAAAAATCTTTGCCAATTAGATATGAAATATAAAATTGATTCTTATTCAAAAGGAATGAAGTCAATACTTGATATTATAGGAGATTTATATGATAGTCCAGGTGAATTTGTTTGGGAACATGCTTTGTTATGGACCAAGAAAGAGCTTGAAAAAAGAAAATCAAAAAAGGGTTTGATAAATTATTCTGATCTACTTAAATTACTAGATCCAAAAAAATATCATAATAATAAGATTGAAGATGAAGTTAATCCTAATAATATATATAAAAACTTAAAGCTTAGATATAAAGTAGCATTAATCGATGAGTTTCAAGATACAGACCCAGTCCAGTTAAGATTACTAAAAGAAGCCTTTGGTAATCGATCAACACATCTATTACTAATGATTGGAGATCCAAAGCAAGCAATCTATAGTTTCAGAGGGGGAAACCTAAATACATACATGCAAGCCAGAGAAACTTGTGATCGAATTGATTTGATGAATGCTAATTATAGAAGTACAAAATCTCTAATTTTAATACTCAATAAATTATTTCTTGATGGTTTAATAAGATCAAATCTATCAACTCAAGAACTTAATCCATGTTCACAAGAAAATCGACTGAAACTAAATGGAATAAAAGAACCATTTAAGATAATAAATCTAATAGATAATAATCAAAAAGAAAACATACAAAGAATAAAATTAGAATCAAAAAGCAAAATAGAGGATAAAATCCCGAAAGTTATTGGATCTTATTTGTTAGAACTATTAAGCAATAATCCCAAAAATCTAAATCCCTCAGATATTTGCATACTAGTCAATAGACACGATCAAGCTAAAAACATCTTTAGCTATTTAACAAAATTAAAAATCCCCTCACAACTTCTAAGCAATGAAAATATATTTGCGAGAGAGGGTGCGCAAATCCTACAGATTTTCATTAACTGCATAGTCAGTCCATACAACCAACAAAAACTTGCCCTACTAGCTTGTTCTGAGCTAATGCAATGGGAAAAAGACACACTTATCGAATCAAAAATCAATGGTGATTTTGATTCATTATCTTCGAAGTTCTATGAACTTTCTAAATTATTTCCAAAGATTGGATTATTAGGCTGTTTATCAAACTTTCTAGAAGGAAAATCAATAGCTGACCTCTCTCATAGAGGAACTTTATTAGGTGATCTTTATCAAAGTTCTCAGTTAGTAGACGAACAGATACATCGACATAAGCTTAATGCTCTAAGAGCATCACAATGGCTAACCAGTCAACGGTTCCAGTCCCTTGAGACAATCCCTGAAGAATATCAACCAAACAGTGCTCTTAGTAATAACTCCATCAATATAATTACAATCCACAAGAGTAAAGGACTTCAATTTAAAATAGTAATCTGTCCATACTTATGGCAAAAGCCTCCATATAGAAAAAGTCATTTATGGAAAGACAATCAAAATCTATTCATATCTAAAAAGCATAAATGGTATAAAAAATATAATTCATATCAAGATTTCATTAAAAAAGAATCATTAAATGAAGCAGAGCGTTTAGCTTACGTTGCTCTTACAAGAGCTAAAAAACAATTAATAATCCTATGGGTAAAGGCTGCTGGTCAAGAAGGGAACCCTCTCTCAGGATTTTTATTTGGATCTGAATCATTAAATCTAAATATAGAAGATTATACAAAAGAAATGATGGAACAGTCATTCAAGAGAAGGGGTCTTAAAGTTGATATTCAAGATATAAAATCAATTGAAACTAATAAAACCTGGACTCAACCTAAAAGTGATGTTAAGTTATCACTTGGAGCAAGTCCTAACCATCAATTTGAAAATAGCTGGGGAAGATACAGTTTTTCAAAATGGATAACACAAAAAAAAGACGAATCAATTGTAATAAACTTATCAGATGAGTTAAATGAAGACCTTGGATTTAAAGATGAAATTGAGAATGAATCTCTAGAAGAAATCGATAGATTGTTGATAGGAAAAGATCAAAGTATTGACACATTAGAAGATTACAAATGGTCTAAAGAAAGTCCTATTGGTAATTTTCCAAGAGGCCCCATAGCAGGGACTTGTCTTCACAAAATACTTGAAAGAGTAGATTTCAATGATATTGAAAATCAAGTAAGAGTTTCATCTATAATAGAAGAAGAACTAAATATAGTTAATATAAGTAATTCATTTATTGAACCAATTAATATTTTATTAAAGAGAATTACAAATATACCTTTAGGTGGTCCTTTAGGTAAATTTAAAATGAGAAATTTAAATCCTAAAAACTCAATCAAAGAATTAAAATTTCATATTCCAATTTGTCATGAAATAAATCCAATTAATACTCTCGAATTATCATCAATATTTAGAGAAGATGTCCAAAAAAAATATGGCTCAGATTATATAAATAAGCTAATCAATCTAAATATCTATAGCAGCGGTTTCCTAACCGGATCCATAGACCAAGTTTTTGCAGACAACCCAAATCATGAAATTGCTAAATGGTGGGTTTTAGATTGGAAAAGCAACTGGATAGGAAGTCCGCTGTCCAAAAAGGGTGGTTTCTCTTGTGGCCCCTCAAATTATTCGATGTCAAAAATGGATGAAGAAATGTACCGTCATCACTATCCACTACAAGCACATATATATTTACTTGCATTACATAGATTTTTAAATTGGAGACTACCTAATTATTCACCTCAAAAACATCTTGGAGGTTATATCTATGTGTTTTTAAGAGGACTCCCAGATAGAAGAGATTTAGAAAAAAATAATTATCCTCAAATGACTCCGGGCTTAATTGTCGAACCTGCTCCTCTTGAAAGAATCAAAAAATTAGATTTATTGATAAGCAAACAAAAATGAAAGAGCCATTTAAAAAAAAATTTTCAACTGATTTAAGTAAATCATTATTAGTTACTCTAGCTCGCTATTACCCACCCATAGAGTTTAACGAAGCTTTAATTGATGTCGTAAATGTATTAATGGATGGATTATCAAGAGGTGAGGTTTATATAGACATGAGGGTAATCCCAAAAAATCTTGAACTAAAATATAAAGGTTGGCCTAGCTGTCATATAAAAGCCTTATTAGAAAGTGGCTGGACTAGAGGAGATAACTCCCCAATAGTTTTAAATGGAGATCTAATCAGTTGGCGTCGAACCCACAATGAGATAGTTGAGACCATTCATAAAATACTCATAAGGAATCAACCTATTAAACACCTATCTAAAGAATTATCTGATCGAATTAATAGTAAGAATCTAAAGCATCTAAATATTCAGCAAATAGCAGCTGTTAACCTTGTTAAAAATGAACAAATCATCTTATTAAGTGGTGGCCCAGGAACAGGCAAGACTAGTACCATCCTTCAAATGCTTTTACAAGCTCTAACAAGAAATCCGACTCTTGCTATTGCAATGGCAGCTCCAACAGGGAAAGCAGCAAAAAGACTAAAGGATACTATTCAGACAGGTATCAAAGATTTTGAAGACCCTATAAAGGATAAGCTTTCTAATATTCCGTCTAAAACATTGCATAAATGGTTAGAAGCAGGACCAAATGGCTTCAGACGAAACTCTCAACGTCTATTAAAATTAGATCTAATAGTCATAGATGAGATGTCAATGGTTGACTTGTCAACCATTAATGGATTGCTCGATTCATTACCAAAAGCATGTCAAATAATCTTTGTAGGTGATCCTGACCAATTATTACCAATAGCAAGTGGTGGTATATGGCAAATTTTGCAAGACAAAGGAACGAAAACAAACTTTCAATCTAACTCAGTCAAACTTACAAAGTCATACCGAAACAAAGGAGATATTGCTTTATTAAGAAATACACTAAGAGATGAGGGAGTAGAGGCTTTTTGGCAGCTGCTTTCAACGAAAAAAGCTTCTTCAAATACGATTCAACACCTTTCATCCTTAAGAAGTATTCCAGATCCCGTAGTAAGAACTCTTTTTAACTATAGTAAAAAGCTTAAAGAGTTAACAGAAAATTGTATTAATTATATTCCTAATGAAGCATGGCAATCAAGCATGATTGAGGTAGAGCAATCAGTTGAGATGATAAAACTCTTTAGATTTATAGACAATCTGCTTATACTTTGTCCGCAAAGATATGGGCCATGGGGTGTAAAAAAAATTCATGAGTTTCTTTTAGGAAATAGATTTGAAGATGAAGTACAAACCTGGGGGCAGGGAACACCAATAATGGCAAGAAGTAATCAACCTGAAATAGGTTTAGCAAATGGAGACGTTGGGATAATTATTGGCAACGGCGAAAAAAAACGTTTTTTATTTAATGTTTTTTCTGAAGAGCAAAGACTAGTAACTCGATTAATAAACCCATCAAGGTTAAATATGTATGATCCGGCATATGCAATGACCATTCATAAAGCACAGGGAAGTGAAGCTGATCAAGTTCTTTTACTTTGGCCAAGTACCTCAAAAAAAAGTTCAGAAGAGAATACTCTCACAAAATTTTATTCTGATGATTATGAAAAAAGAATGCTTTACACAGCAATAACTCGAGCAAAGAAACAATTACTGGTAATAACCAATAAAGAAGAAGACTTTTAAAGATGTGATCAACTTATTCCTAAAAGGATTTTTGAGATGATAAAATTAAAAATATAATCCCTTTAACAAGGCGAGTCAGCAAAGCACGGTTATACGCCGATCGGAAGTTGCCTGCCTAACTTGAAGGACAAAAAGGCAACCATTATTAGATGACAACTAAAAAGCTACATGAGGATTCCCCATGTCCAGTAGATCAAGATGTTCTCGAAGAATCTACTGAGGAAATATTGGATGAAGGTGATCAAAATTCAGAAAATGGATTTTCTGAATTCAATTTTAGTGAACAACTAATTCAAACAATCTCCGATCAAGGCTACTCATTACCCACTCCTATTCAAAAGGCTGCGATTCCTGAATTACTTCTTGGTAGAGATTTAGTTGGACAAGCTCAAACAGGTACAGGTAAAACAGCTGCGTTTGCTTTGCCGATCCTTGAAAGACTGAAAAAAAATGTTGGACATCCACAAGTTTTAGTTCTAGCTCCAACTCGCGAGTTGGCTATGCAAGTGGCTGAATCATTTCGCACATATTCCGCAGGTCATCCGCATTTTAAAGTACTTGCAATATATGGAGGCTCTGATTTCCGAAATCAAATCAACACACTTAAGAGAGGAGTTGATGTAGTCGTAGGGACTCCAGGGCGAGTCATGGATCATATGCGTCAAAAGACTCTCAATACTAGTCATTTAAGTTGTTTAGTTCTAGATGAAGCTGATGAAATGTTAAGAATGGGATTCATTGATGACGTTGAGTGGATTTTAGAACAATTGCCAGAGGAGAGACAACTAATTTTATTCTCGGCAACCATGCCATCTGAGATAAGAAGATTATCAAAAAAATATTTAAATAGTCCTGCCGAAATAACTATAAAAGCAACTGAATTAAAGGAAAGACTTATCAGACAAAGGTATATAAGCGTTCAAAATGTTTATAAAGTAAATGCACTTCAAAGAGTACTTGAAGCAGTATCAGAAGAAGGAGTAATAATATTTGCTAGAACAAAAGCTATTACAATTGTAGTAGCTGAAAAATTAGAAACATATGGATATAATGTAGCTGTTTTAAATGGAGATATTCCTCAAAATCAAAGGGAACGAACTGTTGAAAGATTAAGACAGGGTTCTATCAATATTTTAGTAGCTACCGATGTCGCAGCAAGAGGCCTTGATGTGGATCGAATCGGTTTAGTAATAAATTATGATATGCCCTTTGATCGCGAAGCATATGTTCATAGAATTGGAAGAACTGGTCGTGCAGGAAGAACTGGTGAAGCTATTCTTTTTGTTAATCCAAGAGAAAGATCATTTTTAAGTAATCTTGAAAGGGCTGTAGGTCAACCAATTGAGAAAATGGATATACCAAACAATGAACTTATCAACAGCAACCGAATTAAAAAGCTACAAGCAAAATTGATAAAAGCTGCCTCAACAGAGAGAGATAACCCAGAAGAGGCTAACATTTTAGAAGAATTAATAAAGAATGTTGAAAAAGAATTAGATATAGATCCAAAAGACTTAACACTTGCCGCATTAAATTTAGCAGTTGGTTTCAATGCACTCCTTGAGAATGGCAATGAGGATTGGATTAGGCAATCGTCTCAAAGAAATACAAGGAATGATCGAAGAGACAATAAATTCAAACAACGTCGAAGAAGTGATTTTGATAACAACAGACTTGAAGATGAGATGGACAGATTCAGAGTTGAAGTTGGGCACCGAGATAGAGTTAAGCCTGGAAATCTAGTTGGAGCAATTGCCAATGAAGCCGGACTAAAAGGAAGGTCTATAGGCAGAATAAGAATATTTGAAAATTACAGCCTAGTAGATTTACCAAAACAAATGCCTGATAATATTTTTCAGGCTCTAAAGAAAGTAAAAGTAATGAATAGAGAATTACAAATAAACAGAGCTAACTGATAAGAAAATTACCAATAAAATGCTTAGTAAATTGTTATTCAGAGGAATTATTACATTGCTTCTCATCGATATGGGTGTCAATTTGGAGGCTCAGGAGAAAAAAATTAGTACTAAAAATAGTCTTATTAATAAATTCTGTATCGCAACATTAAAATCAAAACTTGATATCAAGAATAAACAAAATTTAAATGAAATCAGTGATTTCACATGTGAATGTTTTTTTAAAAAATATAATTCTGGAAATTCATTAAAAAGCTCTCGTATTTACTGTAGAGATAAAGCTTCTAAGAAATATAATCTCTAAAAGAATAGCAATCAAATAAAATGTATAAATCTAATTCAAAAATCAATAGAAGCCCATTAGCAAGACTTTTAAGTAATCTTAAAAGTCAAAAGCGTCTAATTTATACAGCTATTACTTGCTCTATATTAAATAAATTTTTTGATCTTGCACCACCTGTATTAATCGGTATATCGGTTGATGTAGTAGTAAGAAAAGAAAGTTCTTGGCTTGGTACAATTGGCTTTAACACTGTCCCAGATCAATTAATTGTACTTGCAATAATTTCCTTTTTGATTTGGACAGCTGAATCATTCTTTGAATATTTATATGGATTAATGTGGAGAAATTTAGCTCAGAGGACACAACACTACTTAAGAATCAAAGCATATGCCCATTTACAAAAATTAGAGATGACATTCTTCGAATCAGATAATACAGGAAGGCTTATGACTGTACTGAATGACGATATTAATCAACTAGAAAGATTCTTGGATGAAGGAGCTAACAAAATTATTCAATTAATAATTACTGTTTTTATTGTTGGTGGAGCAATGATTTTGTTAGCTCCTGGGATTGCATTACTAGCATTCATCCCTATTCCTTTTATTCTTTGGGGTTCAATTAATTTCCAGAAGAACCTAGCTCCTCGTTATCGTGAAGTCAGAGATAGAGCTGGAGATCTCGCCTCAAGACTTAATAATAACCTTAGCGGAATGCTTACTATTAAAAGTTTCGCTACAGAAGATTGGGAACTTGAAAGATTAAGACTCGATAGCAATTTATATCAAGAAAGTAATAGAAAAGCAATTAAATTATCAGCCGCATTTATACCATTAATTAGATTCGCAATCCTATTTGCATTCCTTGCAATATTAATCGCTGGCGGTTTCCAGACTTGGAAAGGGTTAATGCCAGTTGGAACTTATAGTTTTTTAGTATTTATTACTCAAAGATTATTATGGCCCTTAACAACACTAGGTCATATTTTAGATGATTATCAAAGATCAATGGCCTCAACAAATAGAGTTTTAGATTTAATAGATACTCCAATAAAAATTAAAACGGGGAAAGTCAAGTTACATCCAAATAATGTCAAAGGTGAAATAAAATTTAAAAATATTGATTTTACATATCAAGGTCGTTCTCAAGTTATAAAAAACTTTAATTTAAATATTAGTCCCGGCAAGAAAATAGGCATTGTAGGTGCTACCGGTTCTGGTAAAAGTACACTGGTAAAACTATTATTAAGGCTGTATAAAATCAGTAAAGGTTCAATAGAAATTGATGGAAACTCAATTGAATCATTAGATTTAAAAAGTCTACGACGATGTATTGCATTAGTAAGCCAGGAAACATATTTATTCCAAGGTTCAATTGAAGAAAATATTTCTTATGGATCACAAAATATTGATAAATCAAAAATTAAAAATGCTTCAGATATTGCCGAAGCAACTGAATTTATTAGTCAACTGCCAGAAGGGTTAAAAACAATAGTGGGAGAAAGAGGACAAAAGTTATCAGGCGGACAAAGACAAAGAATTGCT
The sequence above is drawn from the Prochlorococcus marinus str. MIT 1013 genome and encodes:
- a CDS encoding DEAD/DEAH box helicase, encoding MTTKKLHEDSPCPVDQDVLEESTEEILDEGDQNSENGFSEFNFSEQLIQTISDQGYSLPTPIQKAAIPELLLGRDLVGQAQTGTGKTAAFALPILERLKKNVGHPQVLVLAPTRELAMQVAESFRTYSAGHPHFKVLAIYGGSDFRNQINTLKRGVDVVVGTPGRVMDHMRQKTLNTSHLSCLVLDEADEMLRMGFIDDVEWILEQLPEERQLILFSATMPSEIRRLSKKYLNSPAEITIKATELKERLIRQRYISVQNVYKVNALQRVLEAVSEEGVIIFARTKAITIVVAEKLETYGYNVAVLNGDIPQNQRERTVERLRQGSINILVATDVAARGLDVDRIGLVINYDMPFDREAYVHRIGRTGRAGRTGEAILFVNPRERSFLSNLERAVGQPIEKMDIPNNELINSNRIKKLQAKLIKAASTERDNPEEANILEELIKNVEKELDIDPKDLTLAALNLAVGFNALLENGNEDWIRQSSQRNTRNDRRDNKFKQRRRSDFDNNRLEDEMDRFRVEVGHRDRVKPGNLVGAIANEAGLKGRSIGRIRIFENYSLVDLPKQMPDNIFQALKKVKVMNRELQINRAN
- a CDS encoding AAA family ATPase → MKEPFKKKFSTDLSKSLLVTLARYYPPIEFNEALIDVVNVLMDGLSRGEVYIDMRVIPKNLELKYKGWPSCHIKALLESGWTRGDNSPIVLNGDLISWRRTHNEIVETIHKILIRNQPIKHLSKELSDRINSKNLKHLNIQQIAAVNLVKNEQIILLSGGPGTGKTSTILQMLLQALTRNPTLAIAMAAPTGKAAKRLKDTIQTGIKDFEDPIKDKLSNIPSKTLHKWLEAGPNGFRRNSQRLLKLDLIVIDEMSMVDLSTINGLLDSLPKACQIIFVGDPDQLLPIASGGIWQILQDKGTKTNFQSNSVKLTKSYRNKGDIALLRNTLRDEGVEAFWQLLSTKKASSNTIQHLSSLRSIPDPVVRTLFNYSKKLKELTENCINYIPNEAWQSSMIEVEQSVEMIKLFRFIDNLLILCPQRYGPWGVKKIHEFLLGNRFEDEVQTWGQGTPIMARSNQPEIGLANGDVGIIIGNGEKKRFLFNVFSEEQRLVTRLINPSRLNMYDPAYAMTIHKAQGSEADQVLLLWPSTSKKSSEENTLTKFYSDDYEKRMLYTAITRAKKQLLVITNKEEDF
- a CDS encoding ABC transporter ATP-binding protein; the protein is MYKSNSKINRSPLARLLSNLKSQKRLIYTAITCSILNKFFDLAPPVLIGISVDVVVRKESSWLGTIGFNTVPDQLIVLAIISFLIWTAESFFEYLYGLMWRNLAQRTQHYLRIKAYAHLQKLEMTFFESDNTGRLMTVLNDDINQLERFLDEGANKIIQLIITVFIVGGAMILLAPGIALLAFIPIPFILWGSINFQKNLAPRYREVRDRAGDLASRLNNNLSGMLTIKSFATEDWELERLRLDSNLYQESNRKAIKLSAAFIPLIRFAILFAFLAILIAGGFQTWKGLMPVGTYSFLVFITQRLLWPLTTLGHILDDYQRSMASTNRVLDLIDTPIKIKTGKVKLHPNNVKGEIKFKNIDFTYQGRSQVIKNFNLNISPGKKIGIVGATGSGKSTLVKLLLRLYKISKGSIEIDGNSIESLDLKSLRRCIALVSQETYLFQGSIEENISYGSQNIDKSKIKNASDIAEATEFISQLPEGLKTIVGERGQKLSGGQRQRIAIARAILKNAPILILDEATASVDNETEAAIQRSLKKITNSCTTIVIAHRLSTVIDADEIIVLDKGKIIEKGTHVSLLKNRAFYYYLWKIQAGENLT
- a CDS encoding UvrD-helicase domain-containing protein, with the translated sequence MNNIKLFDANKYPLTNGMRLIEASAGTGKTFSLSHLVLRLLTEKEYSINEILVVSFTEATASEIKAKIIERLILALKIIESKNTNIELYKIDSVLNEWVKLNVTSNERALYLASLILEALERIDIADITTIHGFCSKTLRREAVENGNNLNPTIEKDSNSLITEIVEEYWKKEILEIETSELKGIFKTNFNRKNLIEVISTLDNDPNNIFKRTFNDLRIEESLANQLNNYIELLWIDFKTIWKAKGKELEDGFIEIAKDLKLQGISDTKPYSSKPRKNRYELLSNWIENYKEKKRPSYEDIQNQELINKYFHPKNLCQLDMKYKIDSYSKGMKSILDIIGDLYDSPGEFVWEHALLWTKKELEKRKSKKGLINYSDLLKLLDPKKYHNNKIEDEVNPNNIYKNLKLRYKVALIDEFQDTDPVQLRLLKEAFGNRSTHLLLMIGDPKQAIYSFRGGNLNTYMQARETCDRIDLMNANYRSTKSLILILNKLFLDGLIRSNLSTQELNPCSQENRLKLNGIKEPFKIINLIDNNQKENIQRIKLESKSKIEDKIPKVIGSYLLELLSNNPKNLNPSDICILVNRHDQAKNIFSYLTKLKIPSQLLSNENIFAREGAQILQIFINCIVSPYNQQKLALLACSELMQWEKDTLIESKINGDFDSLSSKFYELSKLFPKIGLLGCLSNFLEGKSIADLSHRGTLLGDLYQSSQLVDEQIHRHKLNALRASQWLTSQRFQSLETIPEEYQPNSALSNNSINIITIHKSKGLQFKIVICPYLWQKPPYRKSHLWKDNQNLFISKKHKWYKKYNSYQDFIKKESLNEAERLAYVALTRAKKQLIILWVKAAGQEGNPLSGFLFGSESLNLNIEDYTKEMMEQSFKRRGLKVDIQDIKSIETNKTWTQPKSDVKLSLGASPNHQFENSWGRYSFSKWITQKKDESIVINLSDELNEDLGFKDEIENESLEEIDRLLIGKDQSIDTLEDYKWSKESPIGNFPRGPIAGTCLHKILERVDFNDIENQVRVSSIIEEELNIVNISNSFIEPINILLKRITNIPLGGPLGKFKMRNLNPKNSIKELKFHIPICHEINPINTLELSSIFREDVQKKYGSDYINKLINLNIYSSGFLTGSIDQVFADNPNHEIAKWWVLDWKSNWIGSPLSKKGGFSCGPSNYSMSKMDEEMYRHHYPLQAHIYLLALHRFLNWRLPNYSPQKHLGGYIYVFLRGLPDRRDLEKNNYPQMTPGLIVEPAPLERIKKLDLLISKQK